TGATTTATGGCTTAGGTGGTGTGATTGCACCGTTTATTGCAATTAAGCTATTAGATTTGGTGATTACAGCAGTGGGGCTGGCTTAGAAAGGCAAAAAAAAGTAAAAAGGCAAAAGTAAAAAGGCAAAAGTAAAAAGGCAAAAAAAGTAAAAAGTCAAAAGTAAAAAGGCAAAAGTAAAAGAAGAAAAAAATTATTTTTTGCCCTGTTAGTAAGGAAAATTGGCAGATAAATATGAATAATGAGCCGAGAAATTTAATGCAGGCGATCGCCTATATTTGGTCACAACTGCCTAAACAAAAACTGGCGATCACAATTCTGATTGGACTTTGCCTAAATTTAGGAATTTCTCGCAGAGTTTATGCAGCTACTAATACCACATTACAAATTCAATTTACTTGGGCTTATGGTATTTTGGGAGCGATTATTTTCGGGCTAATAATTTACTTATTGATTGTAGTTTTTCAACCAGAACGCTTCTAAAAAATAAATTTAATCTTCTACACTCAGCACTTTTTATGATAATTATTCGAGAAACACTTAGAGCAATTCGTATAACTTTGATACTGTGGTTGCTAACGGCACTAATTTATCCTTTAGCAATCCTGGTTATCGGTCAAGGTTTATTTCCTTTTCAAGCTAATGGTAGCGTCATGCTGAATATAGATGACAAGCCTATTGGCTCGGCTTTGATTGGTCAAATATTCACTGACGATCGCTATTTTCAAGGTCGTCCTAGCACAATAAGATATAGCCAAGGCAGAAAGGCTAAACCAAATGGAATATCTGGTGGTAGTAATCTTGCTCCTAGTAACCCAGAGTTGCTCAACCGCGTGATTGAAAAAGCAAATGAATATCAAGAAGAAAGTATTCAACCAATTGAAGATTTAATTTATACCTCTGGCTCAGGTGTAGATCCACATATTTCTTTAAAAGCCGCCAGAGAACAAATAGCAAGAGTAGCTAATGCCCGTGGTATCAAAGAAGATGACATCATACCTTTACTGAATAAGTTTACTGATGGCAGATTTTTATGGATTTTTGGCGAACCAGGAATTAATATTTTGCGGTTGAATTATGCACTTGATTTACAAGATATCAATCGTAAGCTCAATCAATGAAATGAAGTATGAAGTTTGAAATTAAATTTTTGGCTTTCATAGTTTGATAATTGCTAATTTTTAGAAAATTAGCAATTATGTATGATACATACAGCAACTCTCAATCTAAAATCCAAAATGGTCTCAGGTGCAGCGATCAATTCTTCTTACCCAGTACGTCGAGGTAAACATAAAATCTTCATTGGGATGGCTCCGGGTGTGGGTAAAACCTACCGGATGTTAGAAGAAGGAACAGCGCTCAAACAAGAAGGAATTGATGTAGTTATTGGATTGTTGGAAACCCACGGACGTAAAGATACAGCAGAAAAAGCATTTGGGTTAGAAATTATACCGCGTAAGGAAATTTCTAGAGGTGGGTTAACGCTGACGGAAATGGATACAGAGGCAATTTTACAGCGATGTCTACCCACAAGCAGCTATGGCTATAAGTCTCAATTAGTTTTAGTTGATGAACTCGCTCATACCAATGTCCCTGGTTCCCCACGAGAGAAACGCTACCAAGATGTAGAAGTAATTTTGGCTGCGGGTATTGATGTCTACTCCACAATGAATGTGCAGCATTTAGAAAGTCTCAATGACTTAGTAGCGCGAATTACTGGGGTAGTTGTCAGGGAACGAGTTCCTGATAGGATTTTAGAAGCGGCTGACGAAGTGGTGGTGGTAGATGTTACGCCAGAAATGCTGCAAGAAAGGTTATTAGAAGGGAAAATTTACGCCCAGCCAAAAATTCAACAAGCTTTAGATAACTTTTTTCAGCGCCGTAACTTGATTGCTTTACGAGAATTGGCTTTGCGCGAGGTAGCAGACAACATCGAAGAAGATGCGATCGCCTCTACACCTAATGGACAATTTTGTAACATTCATGAACGAGTTTTAGTCTGTATATCCACTTATCCTAATTCCTTGCAATTACTGCGGCGTGGTGCGAGACTGGCTAATTACATGAATGCGCCACTCTATGTTGTGTTTGTCGCTGATCCTGAGCGCTTCTTAAGTAAGGAGGAAAGCTTACACATTCACAACTGTGAAAAGCTGTGTCAAGAATTTGGCGGGACTTTTCTGCGTGTCACCAATGGTAATATAGCCCAAGCGATCGCCGAAGTTGCTGAGAAATACCGTATTACTCAAATTGTCATCGGAGAAAGTCAGCGATCGCGCTGGCAAATCCTCCTCAAAGGTTCTTTAACCCAAAAACTCGTCCGCTTATTGAAAAATATCGATATTCATATTATCGCTAGTGATAAACAATCTTCAGTTAAAATCTGAATATTATTCATTCCACAGTATCTCATGAAAGTTGAGAATATCAGTATTAAAAATATCAAAGTTCAGCAAAATCATATTCTAAAAAATATTCTTCATTTAGCATCTACTCCTAACCAAAATACTGCCCAATATCAACAATTAACTGATACTTTAAACAAAATAGTTGCCACGATTGAACAGATTTGTGATAATCTGCAAATCACACCAGCGAATCTGACTAATTCATCTCGTAAAATCTATTCCTGGTTCAAGTTTCTCACAGAAGAACAAAACTTAAAGCTTCATCTGATTAGCACTTACCGTGTGCAACAAATAACTCAACAAATTCTCTCCCAAGCAGGACAAGATGTAGTTGAAGTTATGATTGAATTCACGAATTTAGCCGGATTGTATCAAGGTAAAAGGTCTAGTAAAGTTGCTTATCTCAAGATTAATGAAGGTTTTATTAATGCGTCTGAAGAAGTCTTGCAAGCATTAGTCAGATGTATGCTATTGGGCAAAACATCGGCAAGTACTAGACTGATTCGAGAATTTGCCAGTTCAGAAGAATATAGTTCTGTTCTCCTAGATTTGGATTTAATTGCTGACGTAATCGCCGAAAATCCTCAAGGTAATTTTTATAATTTAAATGACTTGTTTGACGAACTCAACCATGAATACTTTGCGGCTAATCTTGTCAAACCGCGGCTGACATGGAGTCAAATCAAAACCTACCGTAAATTTGGACACTATGAGCCAGCGAGAGATCGGGTAGTCATGAGTACAAGCCTTGATCACGTTAATGTACCCAAGTTTGTTGCTGAGTTTGTTTTATACCACGAATTACTCCATAAGTACCACGGCACAAAGTGGGTAAATGGTAAACGAATGGTTCATACCACCCAGTTTCGCACTGATGAGAGGAAGTTTAAATTCTACGCAGAAGCGGATAGTTGGTTAAAAAAGTTAGCTTCTCATCAGAGTTGATCAAACAACTTTCGCCGGAAAAATCCCACCCCATCAAGGTTCCACACCTTTACTCCAAATTTAAGTATGTTTGGGGTTTTTTATGGAGATTTTAGTAGTACAATTGTTCTAGTAGTAGACCTCTGAGCGATGCGTTGCCGACGCGAAGAAAAAATATATCAATAACTATGATGACACCATTACAGGGTATAGTTGCAACCCAAGTGAATTCTCAAACCATCACTCAATCGAAGTTTGAGCAATCTTCTGAACACAAAGCTAATCGCCTAAAGAGCGCTAAAATCGACAGTTTGGCTTTTCAAAGGCTCACTGATGTTACTAAGGCAATATTGCATCACGCCTTTTGGTTAGCAGAACAAAAACAACAGCTTTCTTTACGAGATTATAAACAACTACTTTTAGATCATGGTTGGCAAGGTGAAGAAAAGCGCTATCTCAAGATTGCAGCAGCATTTGCGAAGTTTTCACCTCAAGATGTGGCCCAAGTTGAACCGAGAACCATCTATCAGTTGGCAGAAAATAGCAAAAAGTACCAACAAGTCATCAATCGGTTACTGGACTTAAGCATTATTAATCAAGAGAGTGTGCGTTCTTTAATTCAAAAGCAGCGTACCCCCAAAATAACTAAGTCGGAAAAACCCAGTATTTGGCGACGGACAAAAAATGGTGGGAGATATTGTCAAATTCCGCCAATTCATGAACCTTCAGAACAGACTGGTGTGACTTTGCAACGTATGATGGATGAAGAAGGATTGAGCGCCCAGCATATTGTGGCAGAAGCGATCGCTCTCAGGCAAGCATATAAACAAGGGCAATTAGTCCGCGCCGAAGATAACAATTAAATTTTCCGCGACAATAGAGTTGTAATTGAGCATAAGTGCGTAGACGCACACCACTCAACTATGACTGATACCAAAATTAAGAAAAAAGGCAAATCTTTGCCGCCAAAGCTCATCATCGGTTTGGGTAAGTTTGTCTGGACAACTCTTTGGCATATTATGATGTCCCGACTCGCCCCGCGTAATAAGTCAGGAGAATACATTCGTCCCGACAGCCAATTTAGAAATGTTGTTAGTCAAGCCGAAGCTAATATTTATCAACCAGCCACGGGACGTTACAAACTTTATGTTGGACTAGGTTGTCCTTGGGCGCACCGCACACTAGTTGTCAGGGCGCTCAAAGGGTTAGAAGATGTCATCTCAGTCACTACTGTTGAACCTTCTGCGGAGTCTGGGGGTTGGGTATTCACCAGCGAAGACGAAGGTTGTCAAACTCTGGCTGAATTGTATCAGCTTGCTCAACCTGGCTACACTGGGCGCAGTACAGTTCCGGTGTTATGGGACAAACAAACCAAAACCATTGTCAATAACGAAAGTGCGGAAATTATTGTCATACTGAACTCAGAATTTAACGAGTTCGCTACAAATCCCACACTGAATCTCTACCCAGCAGAACTCAAAGAGAAAATTGACTTGTGGAACCAAAAGATTTACACAAGTGTTAACAATGGTGTGTATCGTTGTGGCTTTGCCCAAACTCAAGCAGCATACAACCAAGTTTGTGATGAACTGTTCGCCACCCTTGATGAAATTGACGCAGCCTTAAATACAAGCCGATATCTTTGCGGCAACAACGTTACCTTAGCAGATGTGCGTTTATTCACAACGCTGTTTCGGTTTGACATTGTGTATTATGGGTTGTTCAAGTGTAACCGTCACCGCATTCAAGAATATCCCAATTTGGGAGCCTATTTGCGCGACTTGTATCAGTTACCAAGTGTTGCAGGCACTTGCGATTTAGAGAGTGTCAAGCAAGACTATTATGGAAATCTTTTCCCGCTGAATCCTGGTGGGATTGTGCCGAGTGGCCCTGATATGGCATTTATGTTAAAACCACACAATCGTGAAACCATTGGAGTGCATTAGCCAGCACTTAAATTAGCAATGATTTCCAAGTATTTGCTTCAGAGGCGTTTATTATGGTGTTGATAACACCTCTATTGCCAATTTCTTGTGGTTTCAAAATACACAGAAGTAGATATGACTCAACCATTAGTAACGCTTGGTATCTGTACATACAACAGAGCCGCAAGTTTATGTCAGCACTCTCTTGCGGCATTAGAAAAGCTGACATATTCCAACTATGAAATTATTGTTATTGATGATTGCTCATCTGATAAAACTCAAGATGTATTGCTTGAGTACAAAAAAAATTAAATAGATTACAGTTTTTTCGTAATGACAAAAATCGAGGTCTTTGTTATTCACGAAATCGGATTTTAGAAAAATCTCAAGGAGAAATTATTGTATTTTTTGATGATGATGTTAGTATTTTTCCTAGCTGTTTAGATGAAATTGTTAAAGCATATCTGCAAGACCCCGCAGCTTTGTTTGCTTGGGGAGGAGTATATCAATGTCATGGTTCACACGATAGTAATAAACTAACATTTGGCAGTGGTAGTTTATTTTCTATGAGACGCATAGTTGCCAATCATTTTAGATTTGATACTAATATTCGATATTTTAAAACTTATTGTTGCGAGGAGCATGAATTTGCTCGAAGAGTGCAACGCCAACCAGGAAAAATTATCCAAATTCCCACCGCCAAGGCAAATCATTACCAAGCTCCTGCTACAAATAGAGCATGGCGAGGTTTAGGAGGAGACCTAAATTATCTTTATGAAAAAGCTAAACATGGCTCTATCTTGAAGTATTACCAGTCTTTGTTAATTGGTATTCAATATACTATTGACTGTATTATCTTCAAGCATCAGGTTGAAAAAGATTACTATCAGCACTATTACAGAGAAGCAGTTCATTCATTTCATCAAGTACTGCTCCTTCTTAGAGATGGCAAGTTTTTAATTGCCAGTAAATATTTATTTAATATAATAGTTGATGTGCCGATCAGGGCATTGATTAAGCGCAGGATAGAAGCAAAACAGGCTGATGAATTTAGGCAATCATTTGCAGGTGCTGATAATATAGATTTGCAGAGTGAATTTGTACAGTATAGCAATTTCAATACAAAAGACAGTCGAGAGCTATTTGTAGATACAGAAAGAACTTCAATAAAATAGCTTAAACCGTGCTAACTGAACTTCTAAGACTTTGATGAGAATTTTATTGAGTTCTGTACTATTTTTAAATGGCAAAATTTGTTGTGTAGGTAAGTCAAACGGAATTTTACCTTCTAACTCTGGGCGCTGCATGTGTGCTAACAAAATTTGTTCGGAGCGTTTACTTTGAATTGCATAACCAATTTCTATGCAAACATTGGGACTAGGAATTAATTGCTGATTTTCTTTACCGTCAATGCTGGCTATAGGTGTAGTATCTGCAATAAACAATAGACTCTTACGGATTTTTCGCATCATAGTCCGATTTAACCGCAGAGTTCCATCACTAGGTCTATAAGATTCTACTAATGTTAAAGGCAGACGCGATCGCATATTCAAAATTTCTAAGCTTTTTTGCAATCCCTCTCGCAGGGCATCGCTTGCTGCGCCATACTCAGTTTGGTAGCATAAAAAAATCGTTGGGTCTAATTGGGCTAATAATGCTTGTTTGGTGAAATAAATTTCATGACTGATCAAGTCAATATTAGCTACACAATAACCACCACTACCTTCAACATAAAATTCAATATTTTCCCCTTCCAGATAACGCTCAAACCAAACTGACTTTTTCACCTCATCGCTATCTTCTAAAAAGTCTGCACGTAATGCCGATCGCAATAGACTTTTTTTACTAAGGCGAATGTCTGGTGGACGTTTTTCTAATTCTGCGATCGGTTCATAATCCTGAACATACCATGCTCTGAGCGCAATAATTGACATAAGGCGCTATTTCACTATTTCTGATTATTTAACTGTTTATTTAACTTGATACAAGCTTACACTTATTTCCCTAAACACAACAACACCCAAGCATCTACTAACTTCGATTATTTCCTCCTCTTGTTTCTTCTAGCCAGGGATGTAATCTATTTCACCACTCAAAACAAGCAATGAAAACCAGTTTACAGCGCCCCCTGATTCTCAATATTTGAGGAAATATCAGCGTTCGCGTTGGGTGTTGTTGTTTTTGAACGAGACAGATATGAACTCAACAGCTTTTTACCTCTTCTTTTATTGCAATCTTGCTGTTTAATCTGCCAGGAAAGCTTGGTTGCTTCATTTATTAGATTATCACTTGTAGATTGGCATGGATTTTTCTGCAACTAAACTTTACTTTTAAATTTAAAATCAACAACTTAAAAATCAAAAATTAGAACTGATAAGCATTGGCTTTGATTAATCAAATCACTTGTGAAATTTTGGAAATATTTTGCCTACTCAATTGTTGCTGTTGTTTAATAAATGCCAGGATTACTTTAGTAATCACTCCCTTTTTATTAAGATTTATTGAATAATAAAAATCAATTCACTATTGTAAGTCTATGCCTAGAGTCTTTTCTACTTCCTGTTTTTCTTCCACATTAAATTTACGTAACAATTTAATAGGAATCTCAATCCAAAATTCTGTTCCCTTACCTAGTTCGGAGATACAGTCCATCATGCCACCATGTTTTTCTACAATAATCTGGTAACTAATTGCTAGTCCTAAACCTGTACCCTTACCTACAGATTTGGTGGTAAAAAACGGATCAAAAATGCGCTTCCTGACTTCTTCTGTCATTCCTAGTCCATTATCAGCGATGCGAATTAATACGCGTGATCTGTCTGTTGATAATCTAGTAGAAATCGAAATCTGAGGCTTAGAAAGCTGAGATTTTCCCTGTGCTAACTCCCCTTGATTCTCCAAGGCATCAATGGCGTTAGTGAGAATGTTCATAAAGACTTGATTGATTTGTCCTGCATAACATTCTATCAATGGTAAATCACCATAGTCTTTGATGATATCAATGCCAGTAAAATAAACACTTGATTTCAGGCGGTGTTGCAAAATTAAGAGCGTATTATCTATGCCTTCATGTAAATCAACGGGTTTATTTTCTGCCTCATCTAAGCGCGAAAAGTTACGTAAAGATAATACAATTGATCTAATGCGATCGGCTCCAACCTGCATGGAAGAAATCATTTTTGGTAAATCTTCAGATAAAAATTCTAAATCAATGGCTTTGGCTGTAGAGCTAATTTCATGATGCGGTTGGGGATAGTGTAATTGGTAAAGGTCGATTATTTTTAATAAGTCTTGAGTGTACTTACTTGCATAGTGTAAGTTACCGTAGATAAAATTAACTGGGTTGTTGATTTCGTGGGCGACACCTGCAACTAGTTGTCCCAAACTAGACATTTTTTCAGTTTGAATTAATTGGGTTTGTGCTGCTTGAAGTTCTAATAAAGCTTGTTCTAATTGTGTAGCTTTAGCTGTAGCTTCAGTTTCAGCGGCACAACTTTGTTGATAAAGTTGTGCTTGCTGAATAGCGATCGCAGCTTGATCTGCTAACTGTTGGATTAAATTAATTTCTGTATCTTGCCAATCTCTGGGAGTTGCACACTGATGCACAATTAGTAAACCCCAAAGTTGGGAACCTATATTGATGGGAACAGTTAAGTTGGCTTGTATTTGCAGACTCTGCAAAAATTCTTGGTGACAAGCACTTAAATGATATGCAGAGACATTATTAATTGCTTTAATTTTACCTTGAGAAAGAAAACGAGCAGATTCATCAGGGAGACAGCCGTCTGGTGTTGTAATGCCCAAAGTTGATAACCAAGTGCCATTGATTTCTTCAACAATGACTTCACCCACAGATTCACCAGTTTTTTGATAAATTATTACTCTATCTGAATTAAGCAGCGATCGCACTTCATAGACAATAGTTTGTAAGGTAGTTTTTAAGTCTAATGAACGGCGAATTTGCTCAGAAACTTGTTTGATTACTTTAGTAAACGATAATGATTTTTCTAGTTCTGCGGTTTTCTCTTTTACTCGCACTTCTAAGTTAGCGTTGAGCATTTGTACTTCTTGGTACATTTGTTGCTGCTGAATCGCAATAGAAAAGCTATAAGATAAAGCCTGTGCTAGAGAAATTTCATTATCTGTCCAGGCAATGGCCTGCCCGTTTCTTTCTTCTCGCCACACATCAAAGGAAATTTGTGGTAACTGTTGTTGAGGATGTTGCTCACGTCGCCCAGCCCATAATATTTCGGTGTTGAATTCTGGGCGAAAAATACTTAACACACCAATAAATTGCTGTCGGTATTGCAAAGGCATGACCAACATACCTCGAATTTGGGTTAACCGAAATGCAAATGCTAACACACGCAAATGTGCTTCATGATAAAGGTTATTCGTTACCCAAATTTGCCCTTGTTTGCATTCATCCATCCATTTTTGCCATACAGGATGTTGTTCGATGATGCTAGATTCTAACTCTAATGGCATTTTTGGTTGATTGCCATAGGTGTAAATTTCTGCTGTTGGCTCAATGTAAAGTCTGCCGCCTATGCCATCTAAGGCTGTGATAGTTGCTTCTAAAGCTGCTTGCAATTCAAGTTTTGGTAATTTATGCAGCAGGTTAGTTACGTGATTAATCGTCTCTTCCCGCTTTTGTCTTGCCAGACTTTGGGTATACAGATTACTTTGGGCAATAGCGATCGCAACTTGATCAACAACTTGCTGGATTAAGGTCAATTCTGCTGGCAAAATTTCTCGTGGTTGACTGTGATGCGATACTAATAATCCCCACAGTTTAGTTTTGAGTAGTTCTCCTTCCACTTCGCTATGTAAAATTGGCACCACTAGGGAAGACTGTACTCCCATTGCTGTGAGATATTGAATGTGGCATGGATCTACTTGTCGATAGTAGATATTTTCACTTTCTAAGAGTTCCTCTGTGTCGTTCGACTGTAGCGACGATAACCCGACTTTGCCACTAGATACATCCACAATTACACGTTGCCGTTCTAACAGCAGCCTGTTTCTGCTTTCTGTGGGAATATCTGTCACTGGAAAGTGCAACCCAAGCAGGGATGGTAAAATCTGGTCATGAATAGATTCAGCAATAACCTCACCACTACCATCAGCCTCAAACCGATAGACCATAACTCGGTCTGTAGATAAAAACAAACGAATTTCGGCAACGGTGGCTGTTAAAATATCTGGCAGTTCCAGCGATCGCCTGATCCGGTTAGTTATCCGGTGTAATAAGCCTTCTTGCTGAAAAGCAGGCTGCGAACCGCTTGGGTCATCAGTATATTCCATTGCCTAGTAAACCTAATAAAAAAATAATTAAACTATGTTAAAAAACCCAGCCAAACCTGAGTCGCCATTTCTATCTTTAACGTTTAATAACTAAAGAGAAAATATTAATTGTCAACTAATTTTATACTTACTGCCGAATGCTGTATTCGGTGATATTATGCAAATCACCAAATTCCAAAATTTTTTCTATAATTTTCAGAGATTTTTATAATTTTTTTATTTTTGAGCAAACAAATTAAGTAAATATAATGAAATAATTGCTAAATTTTTTGAGTTTAGGGAATGTCAGCATTCCCGTATCAGTATCGCTATTTTTTTATATGTAGCTATTCTGTGAGACAATCACTAGTAATTACTGAGTAAAGGCGTAATCGGCGAATTTCTTCGCGTACATTCATCAAAATTTTACCAAGATGGTTGTTACCAGTTTTATCTGTACCACAACCCCAAAAATAATCAGTGGGAGAATTCTCAACAATCATCTCATCACCTGTGGCTAGTAAAATTTCTCGAATATCGGTATGGGTGAGAAATTTTTTGAGTACAGCCTCGCGCATAACTTGAGTTTTGACTACATCCCAATCTAAACGGAGTGTACGTGAATTACAGCGCCCTAAAGCAGCGGCCTCTTCTGGTGTAGCAGCAGCATGAATCACAGGTATAATTGCGGCATCTTTGCTACCGACAAACTTTTGGGCTTGATAATAATGCTCAACTGTTGACCAATAAGTACCGTGGATTTGGATGGGATGGGAAGAAAAGTTAGAAAAACAACCGTAAGGCTGCCAAACTTTGTAAAAGTAAATGGTCATTTGAAAACTTGTATTTATATATATTCACTCTAGCGGAGTCTCTACAGCCTTCACCAATTCCCGCAGAAGTAATACAAAGGACTGACGCACACAAGTTAATTTTTGAGATTGGGTATAGGGGTGTAAGGATGTTTTACACCTACACCCTTCTCTAAAACCTAAATTTTTCGGTTTCTTACATAAGTCCCAACTATACCCGTCGAAAAAGCCTTTCAACCCTGTTCCCTGCAATATTAAATAGTAGTTAAAAAAACAGGTTGACCACCCTGATTAAGAGATGTGG
This window of the Nostoc sp. HK-01 genome carries:
- a CDS encoding K+-transporting ATPase subunit F produces the protein MQAIAYIWSQLPKQKLAITILIGLCLNLGISRRVYAATNTTLQIQFTWAYGILGAIIFGLIIYLLIVVFQPERF
- a CDS encoding potassium-transporting ATPase subunit C; its protein translation is MIIIRETLRAIRITLILWLLTALIYPLAILVIGQGLFPFQANGSVMLNIDDKPIGSALIGQIFTDDRYFQGRPSTIRYSQGRKAKPNGISGGSNLAPSNPELLNRVIEKANEYQEESIQPIEDLIYTSGSGVDPHISLKAAREQIARVANARGIKEDDIIPLLNKFTDGRFLWIFGEPGINILRLNYALDLQDINRKLNQ
- a CDS encoding potassium-dependent ATPase subunit D'; amino-acid sequence: MIHTATLNLKSKMVSGAAINSSYPVRRGKHKIFIGMAPGVGKTYRMLEEGTALKQEGIDVVIGLLETHGRKDTAEKAFGLEIIPRKEISRGGLTLTEMDTEAILQRCLPTSSYGYKSQLVLVDELAHTNVPGSPREKRYQDVEVILAAGIDVYSTMNVQHLESLNDLVARITGVVVRERVPDRILEAADEVVVVDVTPEMLQERLLEGKIYAQPKIQQALDNFFQRRNLIALRELALREVADNIEEDAIASTPNGQFCNIHERVLVCISTYPNSLQLLRRGARLANYMNAPLYVVFVADPERFLSKEESLHIHNCEKLCQEFGGTFLRVTNGNIAQAIAEVAEKYRITQIVIGESQRSRWQILLKGSLTQKLVRLLKNIDIHIIASDKQSSVKI
- a CDS encoding putative glycosyltransferase — encoded protein: MTQPLVTLGICTYNRAASLCQHSLAALEKLTYSNYEIIVIDDCSSDKTQDVLLEYKKN
- a CDS encoding multi-sensor signal transduction histidine kinase; this translates as MEYTDDPSGSQPAFQQEGLLHRITNRIRRSLELPDILTATVAEIRLFLSTDRVMVYRFEADGSGEVIAESIHDQILPSLLGLHFPVTDIPTESRNRLLLERQRVIVDVSSGKVGLSSLQSNDTEELLESENIYYRQVDPCHIQYLTAMGVQSSLVVPILHSEVEGELLKTKLWGLLVSHHSQPREILPAELTLIQQVVDQVAIAIAQSNLYTQSLARQKREETINHVTNLLHKLPKLELQAALEATITALDGIGGRLYIEPTAEIYTYGNQPKMPLELESSIIEQHPVWQKWMDECKQGQIWVTNNLYHEAHLRVLAFAFRLTQIRGMLVMPLQYRQQFIGVLSIFRPEFNTEILWAGRREQHPQQQLPQISFDVWREERNGQAIAWTDNEISLAQALSYSFSIAIQQQQMYQEVQMLNANLEVRVKEKTAELEKSLSFTKVIKQVSEQIRRSLDLKTTLQTIVYEVRSLLNSDRVIIYQKTGESVGEVIVEEINGTWLSTLGITTPDGCLPDESARFLSQGKIKAINNVSAYHLSACHQEFLQSLQIQANLTVPINIGSQLWGLLIVHQCATPRDWQDTEINLIQQLADQAAIAIQQAQLYQQSCAAETEATAKATQLEQALLELQAAQTQLIQTEKMSSLGQLVAGVAHEINNPVNFIYGNLHYASKYTQDLLKIIDLYQLHYPQPHHEISSTAKAIDLEFLSEDLPKMISSMQVGADRIRSIVLSLRNFSRLDEAENKPVDLHEGIDNTLLILQHRLKSSVYFTGIDIIKDYGDLPLIECYAGQINQVFMNILTNAIDALENQGELAQGKSQLSKPQISISTRLSTDRSRVLIRIADNGLGMTEEVRKRIFDPFFTTKSVGKGTGLGLAISYQIIVEKHGGMMDCISELGKGTEFWIEIPIKLLRKFNVEEKQEVEKTLGIDLQ